A window of the Microvirga terrae genome harbors these coding sequences:
- a CDS encoding RidA family protein encodes MTIQRIKPGPRMSGAVVHGNTVYLAGQVANQTAGQSVAEQTKEILSIIDGLLSEAGTDKSKILMANIWLTDMGAFQEMNAVWDAWVSAGNTPARATVEAKLAAPAFKVEIAVIAAK; translated from the coding sequence ATCAAGCCCGGCCCGCGCATGAGCGGCGCCGTCGTCCACGGCAACACGGTCTATCTCGCCGGCCAGGTCGCCAATCAGACCGCCGGGCAAAGCGTCGCCGAGCAGACGAAGGAAATCCTCTCGATCATCGACGGCCTCCTCAGCGAGGCGGGCACCGACAAGTCGAAGATCCTGATGGCCAATATCTGGCTCACCGACATGGGAGCGTTCCAGGAGATGAACGCCGTGTGGGATGCCTGGGTGTCGGCCGGCAACACCCCGGCCCGCGCCACCGTCGAGGCGAAGCTCGCGGCTCCGGCCTTCAAGGTCGAGATCGCCGTCATCGCGGCGAAGTGA
- a CDS encoding BA14K family protein, translated as MRKFVLAAAATAVLGTFGLAAPASAAETQTAPVNELVAALKKGEVQSDYVQYRRYYRGGPRYVERRAYGPRRGYYGPRYGYYGPRYYRRDYGSAAAAGAIGLATGAIIGGAIAQSQAQAAPTYVAPGGGSAYCAQRFKSYDPASGTYLGYDGLRHPCP; from the coding sequence ATGCGTAAGTTTGTCTTGGCGGCCGCTGCGACGGCTGTCCTGGGTACCTTCGGTCTCGCCGCTCCGGCCTCCGCGGCCGAGACGCAGACGGCGCCGGTGAACGAACTCGTTGCCGCTTTGAAGAAGGGTGAGGTTCAGTCCGATTACGTGCAGTATCGCCGCTACTACCGCGGCGGCCCGCGCTACGTGGAGCGCCGCGCCTACGGGCCGCGCCGTGGCTACTACGGCCCGCGTTACGGCTATTACGGTCCGCGCTATTACCGCCGCGACTACGGCTCGGCGGCGGCGGCCGGCGCCATCGGTCTTGCCACGGGCGCCATCATCGGCGGGGCCATCGCCCAGTCGCAGGCTCAGGCCGCTCCGACCTATGTCGCCCCCGGCGGCGGCTCGGCCTATTGCGCCCAGCGCTTCAAGTCCTACGACCCGGCCTCGGGCACCTATCTGGGCTACGATGGCCTGCGCCATCCCTGCCCGTAA
- a CDS encoding endonuclease III domain-containing protein, translating into MEPPSRFATCLGMNPDLQDLKAKALAIHERLCQIYGCPIAYFHSLDPLSELISSLLSHRTRNADSGRAFKALKARYADWRAMMSAPTEEVEATIQGVTWPEQKAPRLQAVLRAVEDRHGSLSLDLLGAMPVREARAWLESIPGIGPKTSAAVLSFSVLRKAALPVDSHHHRVAQRTGLIPQSVAVGPSHAALASLLPEDWDAQQVYDHHEVMMLHGQRCCFFKSPACGRCAILDLCPTGQGRVEGRRVVAAKPDGIVQDHSSSRSRER; encoded by the coding sequence ATGGAACCACCCTCCCGATTCGCGACTTGCCTCGGGATGAATCCGGATCTGCAGGACCTCAAGGCGAAGGCGCTCGCCATCCACGAGCGCCTCTGCCAGATCTATGGCTGTCCGATCGCGTATTTCCATTCCCTCGACCCCCTGAGCGAGCTGATCTCGTCGCTGCTCTCCCATCGCACCCGCAACGCGGATTCGGGCCGCGCCTTCAAGGCGCTCAAGGCCCGCTATGCCGACTGGCGCGCGATGATGAGCGCGCCCACCGAGGAGGTGGAGGCGACGATCCAGGGCGTCACCTGGCCGGAGCAGAAGGCGCCGCGCCTGCAGGCGGTGCTGCGCGCCGTCGAGGATCGGCACGGCAGCCTGTCGCTCGATTTACTTGGCGCCATGCCGGTCAGGGAGGCGAGGGCGTGGCTCGAGAGCATTCCGGGGATCGGCCCGAAGACAAGCGCTGCGGTGCTGTCGTTCTCGGTGCTGCGCAAGGCCGCGCTGCCCGTCGACAGCCATCACCACCGGGTGGCGCAACGCACCGGACTCATTCCCCAATCGGTTGCGGTCGGCCCGTCCCATGCGGCCTTGGCATCCTTGCTGCCCGAGGACTGGGATGCGCAGCAGGTCTACGATCACCACGAGGTCATGATGCTGCACGGCCAGCGCTGCTGCTTCTTCAAGAGCCCGGCCTGCGGGCGCTGCGCGATTCTCGATCTCTGTCCGACCGGGCAGGGGCGGGTGGAGGGCAGGCGGGTCGTCGCCGCCAAACCCGACGGGATCGTGCAGGATCATTCATCCTCACGTTCCCGCGAGAGATAG